AGTTAGATATTTTATCAAGCGTCTACGCCCACACAATACTGGGTTACTTAACTTCAAGGTATGAGATGATTGATGTTGTTGATGAGGAGTTAGGAGTAGGCATGGAGGTCACTAAGAGTGTTCTTGGAGTTGACCCGGTTGGCGTCTGGACCCCTGAAATGGCGTGGAGCATGGAGCTGCTTGATATTTACGAGAAGCATGGTGTTGGCTACACTGTACTGTGTGGTGGTAACCACTTCCCTGGGGTTCAGGGGGATAGGGGGAGTATTTACGAGCCCTATAGCCTAAGCGGTAAGTTAACGGTCTTCTTCAGGGATGAGAAATTAAGCGATATTTTATCCTTCCAGAATAATATTCCTGATGAGAAGACGGCTGTGAAGCTTGCGGCAATGCTCAGTAGATCTATTATTGAGACTAACGGTGAACTAGTAGTCATAGCTCTTGACGGTGAGAACTTCATAGCAATGTCCAAGACACCTGCAATGGTTGGTTTAATGCTTGATAAATTGTACTCATACATTAGTAGAATGCAGGAGTTAGGCCTCATTGAGACGACTAGGCTTAGTCAAGTTAACATACCTAAGAGGAACATAACCTTCATACCCACAACCTCCTGGTTAGGGGGCTTCACGAAGTGGGATGGTGAGAGGAGGGAGCATGCGGAATACTGGGTTAAGGTTATTGACTCCTACAGGTACTTAAGGGGGCTTGAGGAGGCCTTAGGAGGTAAGATCAATGAGGCTAGGTACGCCCTATGGCATGCCCTCGACAGTGACTTCTGGTGGGCTGAGTTCTGGAACCCTGACTTAATTAATCACTGGATTGGGGAACTCCGTAGAATACTGGATTCAAGGTTCAAGATAGCGATGAGGCCCCTTAGGGAGGTTTACGATGGCTTCATTAACAGGCCCATTGATGTTGAGTTAGAGTTCGACAACGGCATGGATAGTAACGTTAAATTCAGGTTAATGTGCCTTGACACGCAAGTGGACTTAACAATACAACCTGGTTCATCAAGAGTCAAGTGCAGCATAGTGCCAAGGTTAGCTGGCTCATATAGGGTACCAATATTCGTAGTCTCAAGTAACTACATTTACCTGCAATCCTACATAACCTTAAACGTAGCCCATAGTAGGGATCCACCGGAATACAAGAATCATAAACCTTAACACCTAGGTTACCTAACCGCCTCCTAGTGAGGGAGGTTACGTTCAGTTAACTGAGACTATATGGGCAGTGAGACCTGTGGTCACATGCCCTACACTTACCTGGACTTGGACTTGGTGTAGCGTTCCTTAATCCTAGCCAGTAGTCCACAGCCCACTCCGTTTCCCTCATGAATTCTACGGTTTCCCTTACCTTAACAACATGCATCATTACCCCATTACTTAACCTACTGCGGTTAACTCCACTGGTGAATGCTTTAATTAATGCCTCAACATAG
This region of Caldivirga sp. genomic DNA includes:
- a CDS encoding glycoside hydrolase family 57 protein gives rise to the protein MRALIDVDSPVHRVGDEVEVKVRLINDSHSSINVNLTLDYLLEGRHVDSWGGSALALPGEATTVKASFTVSEAGLWVIRLNGDAGGSKFTESIKVRVIEGGKPIRLALVYHMHQPPWYMSDGRYYADWAFRYVHAPIMAPFFNGGPYLFHAFLNDKYSSVKLNIHLSPSLLKQWVDAVEKGYTLINGEVHSKNSSEVNTIAKVLDMYRTQANRGQLDILSSVYAHTILGYLTSRYEMIDVVDEELGVGMEVTKSVLGVDPVGVWTPEMAWSMELLDIYEKHGVGYTVLCGGNHFPGVQGDRGSIYEPYSLSGKLTVFFRDEKLSDILSFQNNIPDEKTAVKLAAMLSRSIIETNGELVVIALDGENFIAMSKTPAMVGLMLDKLYSYISRMQELGLIETTRLSQVNIPKRNITFIPTTSWLGGFTKWDGERREHAEYWVKVIDSYRYLRGLEEALGGKINEARYALWHALDSDFWWAEFWNPDLINHWIGELRRILDSRFKIAMRPLREVYDGFINRPIDVELEFDNGMDSNVKFRLMCLDTQVDLTIQPGSSRVKCSIVPRLAGSYRVPIFVVSSNYIYLQSYITLNVAHSRDPPEYKNHKP